The following proteins are encoded in a genomic region of Armatimonadota bacterium:
- a CDS encoding Stp1/IreP family PP2C-type Ser/Thr phosphatase — protein MELARPEIDPIEAPPLRVVPIFQIAAKTDIGKARENNEDKYEFFIPTEEPALAARGSVFVVCDGMGGHEAGQIASELACKTFLYQYYHGSGSPETAARQAVLEANSQIYRMGQTIPSRNGMGTTLTALILCQDKAIIAHVGDSRCYRLLDGAFEMLTEDHTIVHEWVKQGTITEEQAKTHPYRNALHQALGVQAGVEPHVATYELTGAETFLLCSDGVNEHIEDTELAQTLTEYGPSEAAWKLIDRALANGGSDNATVLIVQLTGLSS, from the coding sequence ATGGAGCTTGCACGACCCGAGATCGACCCGATCGAGGCGCCGCCGCTCCGCGTTGTGCCCATCTTCCAAATAGCCGCCAAAACCGACATCGGCAAAGCCCGCGAGAACAACGAAGACAAGTACGAGTTCTTCATTCCGACAGAAGAGCCCGCGCTCGCGGCGCGAGGATCGGTCTTTGTAGTGTGCGACGGCATGGGCGGGCACGAAGCCGGACAGATAGCGAGCGAACTGGCCTGCAAAACCTTCCTCTACCAATACTATCACGGCTCCGGATCGCCCGAAACCGCCGCCCGACAAGCCGTGCTGGAAGCCAACAGCCAGATTTACCGCATGGGGCAAACCATCCCCTCTCGCAACGGCATGGGCACCACGCTGACCGCCCTCATCCTGTGCCAAGACAAAGCGATTATCGCCCACGTCGGCGACAGCCGATGCTACCGCCTTTTGGACGGGGCGTTCGAAATGCTGACCGAGGACCACACCATCGTGCACGAATGGGTCAAACAAGGCACGATCACCGAGGAACAGGCCAAAACCCACCCCTATCGCAACGCGCTGCACCAAGCCCTGGGCGTCCAAGCCGGCGTCGAACCTCACGTCGCAACCTATGAGTTGACGGGCGCGGAGACCTTCCTTCTCTGCTCCGATGGGGTCAACGAACACATAGAGGATACAGAACTGGCGCAAACGCTGACCGAATACGGCCCGTCCGAAGCCGCCTGGAAGTTGATCGACCGCGCCCTGGCCAACGGCGGCAGCGACAACGCGACCGTGCTGATCGTGCAGCTGACCGGGCTTTCATCGTAA
- a CDS encoding ribonuclease J, which yields MAIEFIPLGGCGEIGKNMNVVRCQDRIVVVDAGLSFPTEDMHGVDIVTPDATYLIERKNEIEGIVLTHGHEDHTGALPFLLKKITCPIYGSKMTLALVRNKLAEKGVKAELIEIDPAEPFQLGVFRIEPVRVTHSIPESLAIAVHTPEGTVFFTGDFKFDHTPVDGAITDWTRLARIGADGVKLLLSDSTNVERPGWGESESKVGEALFWLFNECPGRILVTSFASNIHRVQQVFEVAEVYDRKVFVLGRRMEQNVQAAIELGYIKPKPGVYTNFKRIDDYPDNEIVVVTTGSQGEPLSALTLMSQEEYSKLKLKAGDSVIIAATPIPGNESLVWRTVNRLTRLGVKVYYDRIEPVHVSGHAQQEELKLMIALTKPEYIAPVHGEPRHQLLYLELAKKMGYAAEKMFVPENGSRLVIDEQGARMAEPVHAGRLLIEEGAPDGVSETVIHHRRHMAEDGILIVTVGLSAERGGIQYGPEVIARGFDWNSETDQEAAIEVARATVNELVREEQRDWDAVRSELANALKIFCRKKLSRRPMVIPIVIEA from the coding sequence TTGGCCATTGAATTCATCCCGCTCGGCGGATGCGGCGAAATCGGCAAGAACATGAACGTCGTTCGTTGCCAAGATCGCATCGTAGTGGTCGACGCCGGTCTATCGTTCCCGACAGAAGATATGCACGGCGTGGACATTGTAACGCCCGACGCCACCTACCTGATCGAGCGCAAAAACGAGATCGAAGGCATCGTGCTGACCCACGGGCACGAAGACCACACCGGCGCGCTGCCCTTCCTTCTAAAGAAGATAACATGCCCGATCTATGGCTCTAAGATGACGCTGGCCCTGGTGCGCAACAAACTGGCCGAAAAGGGCGTCAAAGCCGAACTGATCGAGATCGATCCCGCCGAGCCGTTCCAACTCGGCGTCTTTCGCATCGAGCCGGTGCGAGTTACGCACAGCATCCCCGAATCGCTGGCCATCGCCGTGCACACGCCCGAAGGCACGGTCTTCTTTACCGGCGATTTTAAGTTCGACCACACACCTGTGGACGGCGCCATCACCGATTGGACTCGATTGGCGCGGATCGGCGCGGACGGCGTCAAACTGCTCCTAAGCGACTCCACCAATGTCGAGCGACCCGGATGGGGCGAATCGGAAAGCAAAGTCGGCGAAGCCCTCTTCTGGCTTTTCAACGAATGCCCCGGACGCATCCTCGTAACCAGTTTCGCCTCCAACATCCATCGCGTTCAGCAAGTGTTCGAAGTCGCCGAAGTCTACGACCGCAAAGTGTTCGTGCTGGGGCGGCGCATGGAGCAGAACGTGCAGGCCGCCATTGAGCTGGGCTACATCAAGCCCAAACCTGGCGTCTACACCAACTTCAAACGCATCGACGATTACCCCGACAACGAGATCGTGGTCGTCACCACCGGCAGCCAAGGCGAACCGCTCTCGGCCCTTACCCTCATGTCGCAAGAAGAGTACTCGAAGCTCAAACTCAAGGCGGGCGACAGCGTCATCATCGCCGCCACGCCCATCCCCGGCAACGAAAGCCTCGTCTGGCGCACGGTCAATCGCCTCACCCGCCTGGGCGTCAAGGTCTATTACGACCGAATCGAACCCGTGCACGTCTCTGGCCACGCGCAACAGGAAGAGCTGAAACTGATGATCGCCCTCACCAAGCCCGAATACATCGCCCCCGTGCACGGAGAGCCCAGACACCAATTGCTCTACCTGGAACTCGCCAAAAAAATGGGCTACGCCGCCGAAAAGATGTTCGTGCCTGAGAATGGCAGTCGGCTTGTCATTGACGAACAGGGCGCGCGAATGGCCGAACCCGTCCACGCGGGAAGACTGCTGATCGAAGAAGGCGCCCCCGACGGCGTTTCGGAAACCGTCATCCACCACCGGCGGCATATGGCGGAGGACGGCATCCTGATCGTTACGGTGGGGCTGAGCGCCGAGCGCGGCGGCATCCAATACGGCCCGGAGGTGATCGCGAGAGGCTTTGATTGGAACAGCGAGACCGACCAAGAGGCCGCTATCGAGGTCGCCCGCGCCACGGTAAACGAACTGGTGCGAGAAGAACAGCGCGACTGGGACGCCGTGCGCTCCGAACTGGCCAACGCCCTCAAGATCTTCTGCCGAAAGAAGCTCAGCCGCCGGCCCATGGTCATCCCCATCGTCATCGAGGCTTAA
- a CDS encoding phytanoyl-CoA dioxygenase family protein yields the protein MTEPPSPLSPEQIEQYHEEGWVLAKGFFSSAQAEEWRREAHALFSRVQNAANEGWGSGAKITDQPRALLHCHNPQYHSASLQQLIFSPKLAAAFSQLIGPNVQLHHAKLFVKPPEKGAPFPLHQDCPFFPHERHTMMAAIVHFDEATEEKGCVRVVPGSHKLGPLQHNSDGGWHLPVDRYPLESAVPCPASAGDALFFTYLTIHGSGVNRSDEARTTLLIQVRDPEDRPTEITHLSRGQGAMLHGIDPGADADVGVDSRSRYLTQFKEAAIGH from the coding sequence ATGACCGAACCCCCATCGCCTTTGAGCCCCGAGCAGATCGAACAGTACCACGAAGAGGGCTGGGTACTAGCCAAAGGGTTCTTCTCGTCCGCGCAGGCCGAAGAATGGCGGCGGGAGGCTCACGCGCTCTTTTCTAGGGTTCAAAACGCGGCCAACGAAGGCTGGGGCAGCGGCGCAAAGATCACCGATCAACCGCGAGCGCTGCTCCATTGCCACAATCCGCAATACCACTCGGCCAGCCTTCAGCAACTGATTTTCAGTCCGAAACTGGCCGCAGCCTTCTCTCAACTGATCGGACCGAACGTCCAGCTCCATCACGCCAAGCTCTTTGTCAAACCGCCGGAGAAGGGAGCGCCGTTTCCGTTGCACCAGGATTGCCCCTTCTTTCCGCACGAGCGGCACACCATGATGGCCGCCATCGTCCACTTTGACGAAGCGACCGAAGAGAAAGGCTGCGTGCGCGTTGTGCCCGGCTCGCACAAATTGGGCCCGCTGCAGCACAACTCTGACGGCGGATGGCATCTGCCGGTGGATCGATACCCGCTCGAGTCGGCTGTCCCCTGCCCCGCGTCCGCAGGCGACGCGCTCTTCTTTACCTATCTGACCATTCACGGCTCCGGCGTCAATAGATCGGACGAAGCGCGAACCACGCTCCTGATCCAAGTCCGCGACCCCGAAGACCGACCGACGGAAATCACCCACCTTTCTCGCGGCCAGGGCGCGATGCTCCACGGGATCGACCCTGGCGCCGATGCCGATGTCGGCGTCGATTCGCGCTCTCGCTACCTAACGCAGTTCAAGGAGGCGGCCATTGGCCATTGA